From a single Silene latifolia isolate original U9 population chromosome 6, ASM4854445v1, whole genome shotgun sequence genomic region:
- the LOC141588640 gene encoding uncharacterized protein LOC141588640, protein MYNAPANGLVEGFNKTHCNLLRKVVAKSKRGWHERIGEALWAYRTTYKTPTQSTPYALVYGVEAVLPLEIQISSLRIAIQEELTEDENDKLHLAELESLHSLRELRLQSLKASMVIKSLNGLQKASGPHTISNIALTVTSRNKQLDSLQNFEIFSRCLHSLYVFKKFQWSSDLLKAS, encoded by the exons ATGTACAATGCTCCTGCAAATGGTTTGGTTGAAGGCTTCAATAAAACCCATTGCAACTTGTTGAGAAAAGTAGTAGCAAAATCAAAGCGAGGTTGGCATGAAAGAATTGGCGAGGCATTGTGGGCCTATCGTACCACATACAAAACTCCTACTCAATCAACCCCGTATGCGTTGGTGTATGGAGTAGAGGCTGTGTTGCCATTAGAAATACAGATCTCATCCTTACGCATTGCTATTCAAGAGGAACTTACAGAAGATGAAAATGACAAGTTACATTTAGCAGAGTTGGAG AGTCTTCATAGTCTTCGAGAGCTTCGGCTTCAGTCTTTGAAAGCGTCAATGGTTATTAAAAGCCTCAACGGTCTTCAGAAAGCTTCAGGCCCTCATACGATCTCCAATATAGCTCTAACAGTTACAAGCAGAAATAAGCAGCTTGATAGCCTTCAAAACTTCGAGATTTTTTCGAGATGCTTGCACAGCCTGTATGTCTTCAAGAAGTTCCAATGGTCTTCAGATCTTCTAAAAGCTTCATAA
- the LOC141588641 gene encoding uncharacterized protein LOC141588641, with protein sequence MICAYTTDEDDWRQPIIDFFDHQKLPDDPRHKVEVRRRAPKFLHYKGTLYKRSLLGHWLRCLNKDEATEAKHEAHSGICGVHQSGPKLYDCVKRMGYYWPTMVQDCMDFPKKFQPCQFYANFIHQPPEPLHPTVSSWPFEAWRLDIVGPLTPKASNGHEYILTGTDYFSKWAESITLREVKKENVVNFIRT encoded by the coding sequence ATGATTTGTGCCTACACGACTGATGAGGATGACTGGCGCCAACCTATCATCGATTTCTTTGACCACCAAAAATTACCTGATGATCCCAGGCACAAGGTAGAGGTACGTCGACGTGCTCCAAAATTTCTTCATTACAAAGGGACGCTCTACAAACGCTCTTTATTAGGACACTGGTTGAGGTGTCTAAATAAAGATGAAGCTACTGAAGCAAAGCACGAAGCTCACTCTGGCATTTGTGGCGTTCACCAATCTGGACCTAAACTTTATGATTGTGTAAAGAGAATGGGGTATTACTGGCCAACCATGGTTCAAGACTGCATGGACTTCCCGAAAAAGTTTCAACCCTGTCAGTTCTACGCAAACTTCATACATCAGCCACCGGAGCCATTACACCCGACTGTAtcttcatggccctttgaagcttGGAGACTTGACATTGTGGGACCTCTCACTCCGAAAGCCTCGAATGGACACGAGTATATACTCACTGGTACTGACTATTTCTCAAAATGGGCAGAATCCATCACATTACGGGAAGTCAAGAAGGAAAATGTTGTGAATTTCATCCGAacttaa
- the LOC141588643 gene encoding uncharacterized protein LOC141588643, with translation MSDREKKSETVVKPRVLPINMPKQKSLSHIALEEFLSRDFLNNVTVCTISAVGHDDKEKVKENEADDAVPSQQLQSYPQKENEVVKALNALPANMGWRQIFHLPKEKRHIILQGLDKPELYAGKIKDVGELAEQSTQCVSCNAALTFSDEDLLLGSKPHNRPLYVSGYIRGQKVNKILIHGGSGVNLMPKATMKELGIAVDELSSSRTIIHGFNLNGERAIGMIRVNLSMGDLSSETLFYVIEAKTSFKKINGDAKPFTKVDSFFADAKFFEENGTSSEFMPTTISSTGKGGYDFIKPTPLGKVVEVEPYGLNKMQQELFKQEGSFKETKTGLGYKSPTPVKISARKNRTTTSSQHITIEEAEENEAEDIKTLSTSSVFDKISSPAQRSRPSVFDRLGRLSLTKNRPSVFTRLDKRGTNEIKSSTPPPCTRKKESKPPSSHSRDAKDLEIVNSYHITAEEIPDDSEEVEADKAPKTLEDEVQSTVDDLKELNLGTDEDPRPIYVSALLTKEEEEEYYKLLVEYKDVFAWSYKEMSGLSLKIAVHRLSIRKGISPRKQSQRRFRIELILEIEKEVNKLIEVGFIREVRYPTWIVNIVPDDFPLPVTELMIDATTGHEGLSFMDCTAGYNQIQMAPEDQEATAFRTPNGIFCYTVMPFGLKKCRGHISASNGKDL, from the exons ATGATGATAAAGAAAAAGTAAAGGAAAACGAAGCAGATGATGCGGTACCATCACAACAATTGCAATCTTACCCTCAAAAGGAAAATGAAGTTGTAAAGGCTCTCAACGCCCTTCCCGCAAATATGGGGTGGAGACAAATCTTTCACCTGCCAAAAGAGAAGCGTCATATAATACTCCAAGGACTTGATAAACCAGAACTATACGCTGGCAAGATAAAAGATGTAGGAGAGCTTGCAGAGCAGTCAACACAATGTGTCTCCTGCAATGCAGCCTTGACCTTTTCAGATGAAGATCTGCTTCTTGGTTCCAAGCCTCACAATAGGCCGCTTTATGTGTCAGGCTACATTCGAGGACAAAAAGTCAACAAAATCTTAATACATGGAGGCTCAGGAGTAAATCTCATGCCAAAAGCAACCATGAAAGAGCTAGGCATCGCGGTTGATGAACTTTCCAGCAGTCGAACAATTATTCACGGTTTCAACTTAAATGGAGAGCGGGCTATTGGCATGATTCGTGTAAACCTTAGCATGGGCGACTTGTCATCTGAAACACTCTTCTATGTCATCGAGGCCAAGACATCATTCAA GAAAATAAATGGAGACGCCAAGCCTTTCACTAAGGTTGACTCTTTCTTCGCTGACGCAAAGTTCTTTGAAGAAAATGGTACTTCTAGTGAGTTTATGCCAACTACCATTTCTTCAACTGGAAAAGGAG GTTACGACTTTATAAAACCAACTCCGCTTGGGAAAGTTGTAGAAGTTGAACCATATGGGCTTAACAAAATGCAACAGGAGTTGTTCAAGCAAGAAGGAAGCTTTAAAGAGACTAAAACGGGGCTTGGTTATAAGTCTCCCACACCCGTGAAGATCAGTGCTCGTAAGAACAGAACTACTACATCTTCACAACATATCACAATAGAAGAGGCTGAGGAGAATGAAGCAGAAGACATTAAAACACTATCAACATCTTCAGTCTTCGACAAGATAAGTTCACCTGCACAGAGATCCCGTCCTTCTGTATTCGATAGGCTGGGGAGACTGAGTCTTACAAAAAATCGTCCTTCTGTCTTCACTCGACTGGATAAACGAGGAACAAATGAAATTAAGTCGTCAACCCCTCCGCCATGTACAAGAAAGAAAG AGTCTAAACCTCCATCTTCACACTCCCGTGATGCAAAAGACTTGGAAATTGTGAATTCATATCATATCACTGCAGAAGAGATACCTGATGACAGCGAAGAGGTAGAGGCTGACAAGGCACCTAAAACACTTGAAGACGAGGTACAATCAACTGTAGATGATTTAAAAGAACTAAACCTAGGAACTGATGAAGATCCTCGTCCAATCTACGTCAGTGCTCTGTTGACtaaagaggaagaagaggaataCTACAAATTGTTGGTTGAGTACAAGGACGTCTTCGCTTGGAGCTACAAGGAAATGTCCGGACTAAGCCTAAAAATTGCAGTTCATCGATTGTCAATCAGAAAAGGAATCAGTCCTAGAAAGCAATCTCAACGTCGCTTTAGGATAGAGCTTATACTtgaaattgaaaaagaggttAACAAACTCATTGAGGTTGGATTTATCCGTGAAGTCAGATATCCTACCTGGATAGTCAACATTGTTCCA gacgacttccctttgccagttACAGAGTTAATGATCGATGCAACTACTGGCCACGAAGGACTCTCTTTCATGGATTGCACCGCTGGATACAATCAAATACAAATGGCACCTGAAGATCAAGAAGCAACGGCATTTCGCACACCAAATGGGATAttttgctacacagtcatgccgttTGGACTCAAAAAATGTCGGGGCCACATATCAGCGAGCAATGGAAAAGATCTTTGA
- the LOC141588642 gene encoding uncharacterized protein LOC141588642, translated as MLEPKTLKELRGLQARLAYIRRFIFNLAERCQPFSHLMKKDAPFQWDKKCKHDFDSIKKYLASAPVLEAPIPGKPLILYIAAQERSLGAMCAQEIEDRKERALYYLSRTLVEAELNYSPIEKICLALVFALQKLRHNMQAHTIHVVSKADPIIKGQVIVDFFVDHPVPTEWEISDELPGEEIFYVDILPPWQIYFDGAARRDRAGAGVVFISPQNHAMSYSFTLTQFCSNNVAEYQALILGRQMAIEIGVRDMDIYGDSQLVISQVLDEYEVRKEDLIPYHRQARQLLNQLDSINIGHVPRSANNLADALANLVATLALGQKNLCKCQSAIAGKYLCLKQ; from the exons ATGCTAGAACCAAAGACGTTGAAGGAGCTGCGCGGGTTGCAGGCACGTTTGGCATACATTAGAAGGTTCATCTTTAATCTAGCAGAACGTTGTCAGCCGTTTAGTcatctcatgaaaaaggatgctccattTCAGTGGGATAAAAAATGCAAACATGATTTTGATAGCATAAAAAAGTACCTGGCTAGTGCACCAGTGTTGGAGGCACCGATTCCAGGAAAACCGCTCATTCTATACATCGCCGCACAAGAACGTTCGTTGGGGGCAATGTGTGCGCAAGAAATTGAAGACCGCAAGGAGAGAGCACTCTACTACTTGAGCCGTACCTTGGTTGAAGCTGAATTAAATTACTCGCCCATAGAGAAGATATGTCTTGCTTTGGTGTTCGCCCTCCAGAAGTTGAGGCACAACATGCAGGCGCATACCATACACGTGGTCTCAAAAGCTGATCCAATCA TAAAAGGTCAGGTTATTGTAGATTTCTTCGTTGATCATCCAGTCCCGACAGAGTGGGAAATTTCAGATGAACTACCAGGAGAAGAAATATTTTACGTGGACATTCTACCTCCATGGCAAATATACTTTGACGGTGCTGCAAGGCGAGACAGAGCTGGAGCAGGAGTTGTTTTCATATCTCCTCAAAACCATGCAATGTCATACTCATTTACACTCACACAATTTTGCTCAAATAACGTGGCAGAATACCAAGCTTTGATATTAGGTCGTCAAATGGCAATTGAAATAGGCGTAAGGGACATGGATATTTACGGAGACTCACAATTGGTGATCAGTCAAGTCCTCGATGAGTATGAGGTAAGAAAGGAAGACTTAATTCCCTACCATCGACAGGCGCGGCAACTGCTTAATCAACTTGACTCCATCAATATTGGTCATGTACCGAGGAGTGCTAATAACTTGGCTGACGCGCTTGCTAACCTTGTAGCCACTTTGGCACTGGGGCAGAAGAATCTATGCAAGTGCCAGTCTGCAATCGCTGGGAAATACCTTTGCTTGAAACAGTAG